The following coding sequences are from one Arthrobacter sp. PvP023 window:
- a CDS encoding 2-hydroxyacid dehydrogenase, which translates to MSVPLRVALPDRKMLDALEPIAGVEFVLWDLSGAPPSGRLDLLVPPYMGKPAALAALDGVEVGLVQSQSIGYDGVAAVLPDGCVFANAAGVHETSTAELAVGMIIASQRGMPDFVRNQESGTWDNIQRPSLADRRVLLVGYGGVGKAIEARLLPFETHVTRMASGERDDERGRIHGIDALYEQLPLHDIVVVSVPLSELTHQLVDRKFLAAMPDGALLVNVARGPVADTDALRAETSSGRLRAALDVTDPEPLPASHPLWTTPGVLITPHVGGASSAMFPRMVRLVRQQISLLLAGEEPVNVVLGR; encoded by the coding sequence GTGAGCGTGCCGCTGCGGGTGGCCCTGCCCGACCGGAAGATGCTGGACGCGCTCGAGCCGATTGCCGGCGTCGAATTTGTCCTGTGGGACCTCAGCGGGGCGCCGCCGTCGGGCCGTTTAGACCTGTTGGTGCCGCCCTACATGGGCAAGCCTGCGGCGCTGGCCGCGCTGGACGGCGTTGAGGTGGGGCTGGTGCAGAGCCAGTCGATCGGCTATGACGGCGTGGCTGCCGTCCTGCCCGACGGTTGTGTTTTCGCCAATGCGGCCGGAGTCCACGAGACGTCCACGGCGGAACTCGCCGTGGGCATGATCATCGCCAGCCAGCGCGGGATGCCCGACTTCGTGCGGAACCAGGAGTCCGGGACCTGGGACAACATCCAGCGGCCCAGCCTTGCGGACCGACGCGTGCTGCTGGTGGGCTACGGGGGAGTGGGGAAGGCCATCGAGGCCAGGCTCCTGCCGTTCGAAACGCACGTGACGCGGATGGCCAGCGGGGAGCGGGACGATGAGCGGGGCCGGATCCACGGGATCGATGCGCTGTATGAACAGTTGCCGCTGCACGACATCGTGGTGGTCAGTGTCCCCTTGAGTGAGCTCACGCACCAGCTGGTGGACCGGAAGTTCCTGGCCGCGATGCCGGACGGAGCGCTGCTGGTGAATGTGGCCCGAGGCCCGGTGGCTGACACGGATGCCCTGCGGGCCGAAACGTCGTCCGGTCGGCTGCGGGCCGCCCTGGACGTCACCGACCCCGAGCCGCTGCCGGCCAGCCACCCGCTGTGGACCACTCCCGGCGTGCTCATCACCCCGCACGTGGGCGGGGCGAGCTCGGCGATGTTCCCGCGGATGGTCCGGCTGGTCAGGCAGCAGATCTCGTTGCTGCTGGCGGGCGAGGAACCGGTGAACGTGGTGCTGGGCCGCTAG
- a CDS encoding DeoR/GlpR family DNA-binding transcription regulator, whose protein sequence is MSSSPKEAPLTPRQRTILDHLEQRGFISTMDLAETFAVSDMTVRRDTRVLSQKGLARVVHGGVSAVNASGQNADFAARVREDADAKQRVARACVSMIGERDAIILDAGTTTYQIALELPPTFAGTIITHSAPAIQRCLQLTAARTICLGGELLLDSQAFNGPMTVSAAAGLRAKTAFIGVSGLHDEAFYIERDVERATKIALMDSAEQVVVVATHQKMLRYALARLAAFDAVDVLVTDAPPPREIEDALGAANVKIVVAA, encoded by the coding sequence ATGAGCAGCTCACCGAAAGAGGCGCCGTTGACGCCCCGCCAGCGCACCATCCTGGACCACCTCGAGCAGCGGGGCTTCATCTCCACGATGGACCTCGCCGAAACGTTCGCGGTCTCGGACATGACGGTACGCCGGGACACCCGTGTGCTGTCCCAAAAGGGGCTGGCACGGGTGGTCCACGGCGGCGTCAGCGCCGTCAACGCCAGCGGGCAGAACGCGGACTTCGCTGCCCGGGTCCGGGAGGATGCTGACGCCAAGCAGCGGGTGGCCCGGGCCTGCGTGTCCATGATCGGCGAGCGGGACGCCATCATTCTGGACGCCGGGACCACCACGTACCAAATTGCCCTGGAGCTGCCGCCGACGTTCGCGGGCACCATCATCACGCACTCCGCGCCCGCCATCCAGCGCTGCCTGCAGCTGACGGCGGCGCGGACCATCTGCCTCGGCGGTGAGCTGCTCCTGGACAGCCAGGCGTTCAACGGTCCCATGACGGTGAGCGCCGCCGCCGGCCTCCGGGCCAAAACGGCGTTTATCGGGGTCAGCGGGCTCCACGACGAGGCGTTCTACATTGAGCGGGACGTGGAACGCGCCACCAAGATTGCGCTGATGGACTCAGCTGAACAGGTGGTGGTGGTGGCAACGCACCAGAAAATGCTGCGGTACGCGCTGGCGCGGCTCGCCGCCTTCGACGCCGTGGACGTGCTGGTGACGGACGCGCCGCCGCCCCGGGAGATCGAGGACGCACTGGGTGCCGCCAACGTGAAGATCGTGGTGGCCGCGTGA
- a CDS encoding Gfo/Idh/MocA family protein, with amino-acid sequence MSLPSAESVRTIRYGLIGAGHMAREHVRNLALIPGSHITAVSDPQPSSLAETVAEIGYEVQTFSRHQELLASGLVDALVIASPNDTHLAILKDIFASGTNLPVLVEKPVCTTAEQADELEALAADYTAPVWVAMEYRYMPPVQEIIQAAHGGRLGNVYMLSIVEHRFPFLHKVDAWNRFAERTGGTLVEKCCHFFDLMRLILQDEPVRVYASGGHDVNHMDEVYNGRVSDMIDNAYVIVDFKGGRRAMLELSMFAEGSKFQERISIVGDAAKIETLIPVAANHWIEGDEAEATVEFSPRSPLGPEMHEVPVDEAVLAAGAHHGSTYYEHLGYRKAILGDGPVEVTVADGLQSVRMGLAAERSIIEGRPVELTNAGVGLSH; translated from the coding sequence ATGTCATTGCCTTCTGCGGAATCGGTCCGGACCATTCGTTACGGCCTTATCGGTGCCGGCCACATGGCCCGCGAACACGTCCGGAACCTTGCCCTGATCCCGGGAAGCCACATCACCGCCGTATCCGACCCCCAGCCGTCATCGCTGGCGGAGACGGTTGCGGAAATCGGTTACGAGGTACAGACCTTCTCCCGCCACCAGGAGCTGCTCGCTTCCGGGCTGGTGGATGCCTTGGTGATCGCCAGCCCCAACGACACGCACCTGGCCATCCTCAAGGACATCTTCGCGAGCGGCACCAACCTGCCCGTGCTGGTGGAAAAGCCCGTGTGCACCACGGCGGAGCAGGCCGACGAGCTTGAAGCGCTGGCAGCCGACTACACCGCGCCGGTGTGGGTTGCCATGGAGTACCGCTACATGCCGCCGGTGCAGGAGATCATTCAGGCAGCCCACGGCGGCAGGCTCGGCAACGTGTACATGCTCTCCATCGTGGAGCACCGCTTCCCGTTCCTGCACAAGGTGGACGCCTGGAACCGCTTCGCGGAGCGGACCGGAGGCACGCTGGTGGAGAAGTGCTGCCACTTCTTTGACCTGATGCGGCTGATCCTGCAGGACGAACCCGTCCGCGTCTACGCCAGCGGCGGCCACGACGTCAACCATATGGACGAGGTGTACAACGGCAGGGTGTCGGACATGATCGACAACGCCTACGTGATTGTGGACTTCAAGGGCGGACGCCGGGCCATGCTGGAGCTGTCCATGTTCGCCGAGGGCTCCAAGTTCCAGGAGCGGATCTCCATTGTGGGCGACGCCGCCAAGATCGAGACCCTCATCCCGGTGGCAGCCAACCACTGGATCGAAGGCGACGAGGCTGAGGCGACGGTGGAATTCAGCCCGCGCTCGCCGCTGGGGCCGGAAATGCACGAAGTTCCTGTGGACGAGGCCGTCCTCGCCGCCGGCGCCCACCACGGCTCCACGTACTATGAACACCTTGGCTACCGCAAGGCCATCCTGGGTGACGGGCCGGTGGAAGTTACGGTTGCCGACGGCCTGCAGTCCGTGCGCATGGGCCTGGCGGCCGAGCGCTCCATCATCGAAGGACGCCCCGTAGAGCTGACGAATGCCGGTGTCGGGCTCAGTCACTGA
- a CDS encoding PfkB family carbohydrate kinase → MSQPSTGTLLFIGSATLDSIALVQDYPAADSRTVATDFTTAGGGPAATAAVAAARAGAQAAFAGVIGTDEEGDRIISGLQAEGVDTSAVVRDPGVKTGASVIVVSKASESRAIVTRPVPPVSFPAEGRFRELLEAAAWVHVDHLGWNAVANLPGLNNVHLNLSVDAGNPIPSFSPRGVALYVPTIERLSAEYGGHLAVEELLQKAIDDGASAVVATAGSDGAWVKAGNGPAVHVPATPATILSTLGAGDVYHGALLAAVAAGLPLVDAAAFAGRTASASCEGLDGRSKIPHQTITPAFASNHSPS, encoded by the coding sequence GTGTCCCAACCGTCAACCGGAACCCTGCTCTTTATAGGCTCCGCCACCCTGGACTCCATAGCCCTGGTTCAGGATTATCCCGCTGCAGACAGCCGCACCGTGGCCACAGACTTTACGACGGCGGGAGGCGGCCCGGCTGCCACCGCCGCCGTTGCTGCCGCCAGGGCAGGCGCGCAGGCCGCTTTCGCCGGAGTCATCGGCACCGACGAGGAAGGCGACCGCATCATCAGCGGTCTGCAGGCTGAAGGCGTGGACACCTCAGCCGTGGTCCGCGATCCCGGCGTCAAAACCGGAGCCAGTGTCATAGTGGTCAGCAAGGCCAGCGAAAGCCGCGCCATCGTCACCCGCCCGGTGCCGCCGGTCAGCTTCCCGGCCGAGGGGCGCTTCCGCGAGCTCCTGGAAGCCGCGGCGTGGGTGCATGTGGACCACCTGGGCTGGAACGCCGTCGCCAACCTCCCCGGGCTCAACAACGTCCACCTGAACCTCAGCGTGGACGCCGGCAACCCCATCCCGTCTTTCAGTCCGCGCGGCGTCGCCCTGTATGTCCCCACCATCGAACGGCTCAGCGCCGAGTACGGCGGGCACCTGGCCGTTGAGGAACTGCTCCAGAAAGCCATCGACGACGGCGCCTCCGCCGTCGTCGCCACCGCCGGCTCTGACGGCGCCTGGGTGAAAGCCGGAAACGGCCCCGCGGTCCACGTTCCGGCCACGCCGGCCACCATCCTGTCCACCCTCGGCGCGGGCGACGTCTACCACGGCGCCCTCCTCGCCGCTGTTGCCGCCGGCCTGCCGCTGGTGGACGCCGCAGCTTTCGCCGGTCGCACCGCCTCCGCTTCCTGCGAAGGACTGGACGGCCGTTCCAAAATTCCGCACCAGACCATCACCCCCGCCTTTGCCTCCAACCACAGCCCTAGCTGA
- a CDS encoding aldolase: protein MTLTDLSPLQRPSGAFAMLAVDQREAMRNMIAEHQEAPVTDQDLQDFKLQAAKILTPYASGVLIDRQFALDQAIEDNVVDPGCGLIASADHFESAHGELVGEVTIDRLVDPHKYAALGVKALKLLVLYRPDEPADGRVAMVREFVEICKSAGLISIIEPVSRKPLSGDDFDWNAGILAAAKELGSLGADLYKAEVPFHGQAPEADVRAACADLTQAIDGPWVVLSSGVPEDVFPDAVRWACLEGASGFLSGRAVWASCIGAPDVVESLSTDAVRRLQRLCAVVDDVVSSQKTSA from the coding sequence ATGACCCTCACAGACCTCTCACCCCTCCAGCGCCCGTCAGGCGCCTTCGCGATGCTCGCCGTGGACCAGCGCGAGGCGATGCGCAACATGATCGCCGAACACCAGGAAGCCCCCGTCACGGACCAGGACCTCCAGGACTTCAAGCTCCAGGCCGCCAAAATCCTCACCCCCTATGCCTCCGGCGTCCTCATCGACCGGCAGTTCGCCCTCGACCAGGCCATCGAGGACAACGTGGTTGACCCCGGCTGCGGACTCATCGCCTCCGCCGACCACTTCGAATCCGCGCACGGCGAGCTGGTGGGCGAAGTGACCATCGACCGGCTGGTGGACCCGCACAAATACGCTGCCCTCGGCGTCAAGGCCCTCAAGCTGCTGGTGCTGTACCGCCCGGACGAGCCCGCCGACGGCCGCGTGGCCATGGTCCGCGAATTCGTGGAGATCTGTAAGTCCGCCGGGCTCATCAGCATCATCGAACCTGTATCCCGCAAACCCCTCTCCGGCGATGACTTCGACTGGAACGCAGGCATCCTGGCCGCTGCCAAGGAACTGGGGAGCCTGGGCGCCGACCTCTACAAGGCCGAGGTTCCCTTCCACGGCCAGGCTCCCGAAGCCGACGTGCGCGCAGCCTGCGCCGACCTGACCCAGGCAATCGACGGCCCGTGGGTGGTCCTTTCCTCCGGCGTCCCCGAGGATGTTTTCCCCGACGCAGTCCGGTGGGCCTGCCTCGAAGGCGCCAGCGGCTTCCTCTCAGGACGCGCCGTCTGGGCGTCCTGCATCGGCGCCCCCGACGTCGTCGAATCCCTTTCCACTGACGCCGTCCGGCGGCTGCAGCGCCTGTGCGCCGTGGTGGACGACGTGGTCTCGTCGCAAAAGACGAGTGCATGA
- a CDS encoding ABC transporter substrate-binding protein, whose amino-acid sequence MSQISRRQAIAILGALGFGATAAACAGPGGTTAPGGAAGPAAPATGAVTGKVSFAHWRGEDKAVFDELIKRFAALHDGVDVAQDISTSNDYNAQGLQKVRGAAIGDAFATFRGAQFKNFTEAGIYTELKDSKAVGNYQPGLLSAGKSGDSQLGLPYQVVFPMPMANADLFDKAGAEIAPKDWDGFLAMCEKLAASGVIPISWPGGDVGNGGQLFNCMIANNAPVDDMCTQIEQGKLKCTDDWFIKMLNQYKELIPYLQPNATGTAVEPAQNLFSQGKAAMLATGSYHLAAVRGLGAKFPIELVFPNTSDGSGKYEGAYNATFILGVNSASKNQAAAAAWIDFLSEPENAGYYANQTAQHVTVDKVEYTNPDLKRLSPWLEKKTALAARFQFQNLDVRNAVEASATAVISGTSPEQAAEAAQKIVDERL is encoded by the coding sequence GTGAGTCAGATTTCACGCAGGCAGGCCATCGCGATTCTCGGAGCCCTGGGCTTCGGAGCAACTGCGGCAGCATGCGCCGGACCGGGCGGCACCACGGCGCCAGGCGGCGCCGCCGGACCCGCTGCACCCGCCACCGGTGCCGTCACCGGCAAGGTCTCGTTCGCCCACTGGCGCGGTGAGGACAAGGCGGTGTTCGATGAACTCATCAAGCGCTTCGCGGCACTGCACGACGGCGTGGACGTCGCCCAGGACATCTCCACCTCCAACGACTACAACGCCCAGGGCCTGCAGAAGGTCCGCGGTGCAGCCATCGGCGACGCGTTCGCCACCTTCCGCGGCGCACAGTTCAAGAACTTCACCGAGGCCGGCATCTACACCGAGCTCAAGGACAGCAAGGCAGTAGGCAACTACCAGCCGGGCCTGCTTTCCGCCGGGAAGTCCGGCGACAGCCAACTGGGCCTGCCGTACCAGGTGGTCTTCCCCATGCCGATGGCCAACGCCGACCTGTTCGATAAGGCCGGCGCGGAGATCGCCCCGAAGGACTGGGACGGCTTCCTGGCCATGTGCGAAAAGCTCGCAGCCTCCGGCGTCATTCCCATCTCCTGGCCCGGCGGCGACGTCGGAAACGGCGGCCAGCTGTTCAACTGCATGATCGCCAACAACGCCCCCGTCGACGACATGTGCACCCAGATCGAGCAGGGCAAGCTCAAGTGCACCGACGACTGGTTCATCAAGATGCTCAACCAGTACAAGGAACTCATCCCCTACCTGCAGCCCAATGCCACCGGCACCGCGGTGGAGCCGGCGCAGAACCTGTTCTCCCAAGGAAAAGCCGCGATGCTCGCCACCGGCTCGTACCACCTTGCCGCCGTCCGCGGGCTGGGAGCCAAGTTCCCCATCGAGCTCGTCTTCCCCAACACCTCCGACGGCTCCGGCAAGTACGAGGGCGCCTACAACGCCACGTTCATCCTGGGCGTCAACTCAGCCAGCAAGAACCAGGCCGCCGCGGCAGCGTGGATCGATTTCCTGTCCGAGCCGGAGAACGCCGGCTACTACGCCAACCAGACAGCCCAGCACGTGACCGTGGACAAGGTGGAGTACACCAACCCGGACCTGAAGCGCCTGAGCCCCTGGCTTGAGAAAAAGACGGCGCTGGCCGCCCGGTTCCAGTTCCAGAACCTCGATGTCCGCAACGCGGTGGAGGCCAGTGCCACGGCTGTCATCTCGGGCACCAGCCCCGAGCAGGCCGCCGAAGCCGCCCAGAAGATTGTTGACGAACGGCTATGA
- a CDS encoding carbohydrate ABC transporter permease, which produces MSTHTKMAAERKAPDGGTETDAAKRRRRSPTRVNPALYLFPLPAVAIIAFFLVMPTLQAFQYAITDWNGFSAAFNYVGLDNFVRAFTKDSLFTNALTNNLKFVLMVVIAQTAFSLVLALLLTKNSRGSILLRALFFFPTILSSVSVAFIWKFIYDPNFGLANAVLGGVGLEALQGSYLGNNAQALYWVAVTQVWFHAGQMMVVYIAGLQAIPRELYEAAEMDGAGKWQQFKSITWPFVAPATSIVVAYTTVQSFKAFDLILGIAGNPPKQSLDILSTRIYSTFANSEFGYAAAQSIIFMAMIALVTWLQRRLLRLTPKGE; this is translated from the coding sequence ATGAGCACCCACACCAAAATGGCTGCCGAACGGAAGGCCCCGGACGGCGGGACTGAAACCGACGCAGCGAAGAGGCGCCGCCGCTCCCCCACGCGGGTGAATCCGGCACTGTACCTCTTCCCGCTTCCCGCCGTCGCCATCATTGCGTTCTTCCTGGTGATGCCCACCCTGCAGGCGTTCCAGTACGCCATCACGGACTGGAACGGCTTCTCGGCGGCGTTCAACTACGTGGGGCTGGACAACTTCGTCCGCGCCTTCACCAAGGACTCGCTTTTCACCAACGCGCTGACCAACAACCTGAAGTTCGTGCTGATGGTGGTCATCGCGCAGACAGCGTTTTCGCTGGTGCTGGCCCTGCTCCTGACGAAGAACTCCCGCGGCAGCATCCTGCTCCGCGCCCTGTTCTTCTTCCCCACCATCCTGTCCTCCGTCTCCGTGGCCTTCATCTGGAAGTTCATCTACGACCCCAACTTCGGCCTGGCGAATGCGGTCCTCGGCGGAGTTGGCCTGGAAGCCCTGCAGGGTTCCTACCTCGGCAACAACGCCCAGGCCCTGTACTGGGTGGCCGTGACGCAGGTCTGGTTCCACGCGGGACAGATGATGGTGGTCTACATCGCCGGCCTGCAGGCCATCCCGCGGGAACTGTATGAGGCCGCGGAGATGGACGGTGCCGGGAAATGGCAGCAGTTCAAGTCCATTACCTGGCCGTTTGTGGCCCCGGCAACGTCAATCGTCGTCGCCTACACCACCGTCCAGTCGTTCAAGGCCTTCGACCTGATCCTGGGCATCGCGGGGAACCCGCCCAAGCAGTCCCTGGATATCCTCTCCACCCGCATTTACAGCACCTTTGCCAACTCGGAATTCGGCTACGCCGCCGCCCAGTCGATCATCTTTATGGCGATGATCGCCTTGGTCACCTGGCTCCAGCGCCGGTTGCTCCGGCTGACCCCGAAGGGGGAATGA
- a CDS encoding carbohydrate ABC transporter permease — MLASLSRRAILGIYAVIIIVPLTVVGFGSFKSTQELFAGPFSLPQSLSPANYAEVIGGQDLGSSFMNSVIVTAISVPLTLFLASLAGYAISRLKGFMAWAIFGFLVLGMAIPAQANMVPLYVLFGRLGLLDSLAGLVLANVVSTLPIAVFILGGFMRTLPKELYEASSIDGTGPWRTYVSIALPLSAPSVAAAAIFLFVIHWNELLYPLLFIQSPGNRTLPLALLSFQGEFQTNYPLLFAGVILASLPVVVAYVFLQRYFVAGITAGASKG, encoded by the coding sequence ATGCTCGCTTCACTAAGTCGCCGCGCAATTCTCGGAATCTACGCGGTCATCATCATCGTTCCGCTGACCGTGGTGGGGTTCGGCAGCTTCAAGTCCACGCAGGAACTCTTCGCCGGACCGTTCAGCCTGCCGCAGTCCCTCTCACCCGCCAACTACGCGGAGGTGATCGGCGGCCAGGATCTGGGGTCGTCGTTCATGAACAGCGTCATTGTCACCGCCATCTCCGTCCCGCTCACCCTGTTCCTGGCCAGCCTCGCCGGGTACGCCATCTCCCGGCTCAAGGGGTTTATGGCCTGGGCCATCTTCGGCTTCCTGGTCCTGGGCATGGCCATCCCGGCGCAGGCCAACATGGTGCCGCTGTACGTCCTGTTCGGCCGGCTCGGCCTGCTGGACAGCCTGGCAGGCCTGGTGCTGGCCAACGTCGTGTCCACCCTGCCCATCGCCGTCTTTATCCTCGGTGGGTTCATGCGAACCCTGCCCAAGGAGCTGTACGAGGCATCCTCCATTGACGGCACCGGCCCGTGGCGGACGTACGTCTCCATCGCGCTCCCCCTGTCCGCCCCGTCAGTGGCCGCAGCAGCGATCTTCCTGTTCGTCATCCACTGGAACGAACTCCTCTATCCACTGCTGTTCATCCAGTCCCCGGGCAACCGGACCCTGCCGCTGGCACTGCTCAGCTTCCAGGGCGAGTTCCAAACCAACTACCCGCTCCTGTTCGCCGGTGTCATCCTGGCGTCCCTGCCCGTGGTGGTGGCCTACGTCTTCCTGCAGCGCTACTTCGTTGCCGGGATCACCGCCGGAGCAAGCAAGGGATGA
- a CDS encoding NAD-dependent succinate-semialdehyde dehydrogenase, whose product MNLKSARHLVNGTWHTAGSSKDVTDPGNGSTVGEVAWGTAEDATAAAGAAADAFGSWSRTTARNRADLLRNAADLLAERRDELAHTLALEAGKRLPEAQGEVDFSVEYFRWFAEEVRRSTGTVSPPELQGRRHLSLRKPIGVALSLTPWNFPVSIQARKLAAMLAAGCTVVGRVSEKAPLAATGLFEVLHEAGFPAGVVNLVHGPSREITAALLQHPAVRAVSFTGSTGVGRQIMASASERVVRPLLELGGNAPFIVFEDADLDAAVDGAVLGRLRNTGQSCVAANRFLVQDSIADEFTRKLGARFDAMSIGHGVPEGGASVPDLGPMIDAERVTAVQALVDDALNRGARRVTQRTDVPRQGAFMAPTLLTDVPDDAPLVSEEVFGPAAGVVTFSSEEDAIRKANATEMGLAAYVWSRDPKRAWDVPERLEAGIVGVNDPLPSVAFAPMGGAKQSGLGREGASLGLEEFEEVQYVAWRP is encoded by the coding sequence GTGAACCTGAAATCAGCCCGACACCTGGTGAATGGAACCTGGCACACGGCCGGCAGTTCCAAGGACGTGACCGACCCCGGAAACGGCAGCACGGTTGGCGAAGTGGCCTGGGGCACCGCCGAAGACGCCACTGCGGCCGCAGGCGCCGCGGCCGACGCCTTCGGTTCCTGGTCCCGGACCACCGCGCGCAACCGGGCAGACCTGCTCCGGAACGCCGCCGACCTGCTGGCCGAACGCCGGGACGAACTGGCCCACACCCTGGCCCTGGAAGCCGGAAAACGGCTCCCGGAAGCCCAGGGTGAGGTGGACTTCTCGGTGGAGTACTTCCGCTGGTTCGCCGAGGAAGTCCGCCGCTCCACCGGCACCGTCAGCCCGCCCGAACTCCAGGGCCGGCGCCACCTCAGCCTCCGCAAGCCCATCGGCGTGGCACTCAGCCTCACCCCGTGGAACTTTCCCGTATCCATCCAGGCCCGCAAACTCGCCGCAATGCTGGCCGCAGGCTGCACCGTTGTGGGCCGGGTCTCCGAAAAGGCGCCGCTCGCCGCCACCGGACTGTTCGAGGTCCTGCACGAGGCCGGGTTCCCCGCCGGCGTCGTCAACCTGGTCCACGGACCCTCGCGCGAAATCACCGCAGCCCTGCTCCAACACCCCGCCGTGCGGGCCGTCAGCTTCACCGGATCCACCGGCGTAGGCCGCCAGATCATGGCCTCCGCTTCAGAACGCGTGGTCCGTCCGCTGCTTGAACTGGGCGGCAACGCGCCGTTCATCGTCTTCGAGGACGCGGACCTGGACGCAGCCGTCGACGGCGCCGTCCTGGGCCGGCTGCGCAACACCGGCCAGTCGTGCGTGGCAGCGAACCGCTTCCTGGTTCAGGACAGCATCGCCGACGAGTTCACCCGGAAGCTGGGCGCGCGCTTCGACGCGATGAGCATCGGGCATGGCGTCCCCGAGGGCGGCGCATCGGTCCCGGACCTTGGTCCCATGATCGACGCCGAGCGGGTGACCGCCGTTCAGGCCCTCGTGGATGACGCCCTGAACCGAGGCGCCCGGCGCGTCACGCAGCGGACCGATGTCCCCCGGCAGGGCGCGTTTATGGCCCCCACACTGCTCACGGACGTCCCCGACGACGCACCCCTGGTGAGCGAAGAAGTGTTCGGCCCGGCGGCCGGCGTCGTGACCTTTTCTTCCGAGGAGGACGCCATCCGCAAGGCGAACGCCACAGAGATGGGCCTCGCCGCGTACGTCTGGAGCCGCGATCCCAAGCGCGCCTGGGACGTCCCTGAACGCCTGGAAGCCGGCATCGTGGGGGTCAACGATCCCCTCCCCTCCGTGGCGTTCGCCCCCATGGGCGGCGCCAAGCAGTCCGGCCTGGGCCGCGAAGGAGCAAGCCTTGGCCTCGAGGAGTTCGAGGAGGTCCAGTACGTGGCCTGGAGGCCGTAA
- a CDS encoding sulfite exporter TauE/SafE family protein: MLTTGLVLGAVVMGAGMQRITGMGFALVAAPFLVLLLGPVEGVVLVNVCGAVTAGAIIFRVVRDIDWKRYAALAASALLGIIPAAFLIRLIPPAVLEISIGVLLAVGLTVLLGLKSATLPPRRRYLFTAGGLSGFMNTAAGVGGPAVSMYSIATRWQHKSFAATMQPYFFTIGVFSLISKALTAPATFPALPWGMWVAVAVACLAGLVLGDVAARFVPARAAQVLLIVLAYLGAAATIIRGVLDAIG; encoded by the coding sequence ATGCTGACCACCGGGCTCGTGCTGGGCGCCGTCGTCATGGGAGCCGGGATGCAGCGCATCACCGGCATGGGCTTCGCCCTGGTGGCAGCCCCCTTCCTGGTACTGCTCCTGGGCCCGGTGGAGGGGGTCGTATTGGTGAACGTCTGCGGCGCCGTGACCGCGGGGGCCATCATCTTCCGGGTGGTGCGGGACATCGACTGGAAGCGGTACGCGGCACTGGCGGCGTCGGCGCTGCTGGGAATCATCCCCGCAGCCTTCCTGATCCGGCTCATCCCGCCGGCGGTGCTGGAGATCTCCATCGGGGTGCTCCTCGCCGTCGGGCTCACCGTTTTGCTTGGCCTCAAGTCCGCCACGCTTCCTCCGCGCCGCCGCTACCTGTTCACGGCCGGCGGCCTGAGCGGGTTTATGAATACGGCGGCTGGGGTGGGCGGGCCTGCCGTCAGCATGTACTCCATCGCCACCCGGTGGCAGCACAAATCCTTCGCTGCCACCATGCAACCGTACTTTTTCACCATCGGCGTGTTCTCCCTGATCTCCAAGGCCCTCACTGCCCCGGCCACCTTCCCCGCACTGCCCTGGGGAATGTGGGTGGCCGTCGCCGTGGCCTGCCTCGCAGGCCTGGTGCTGGGCGACGTCGCTGCCCGGTTCGTCCCGGCGCGGGCCGCCCAGGTCCTGCTGATCGTCCTGGCCTACCTGGGAGCGGCTGCCACCATCATCCGCGGTGTGCTCGATGCCATCGGCTAG